In Chlorocebus sabaeus isolate Y175 unplaced genomic scaffold, mChlSab1.0.hap1 unalloc_scaffold_1184, whole genome shotgun sequence, the genomic stretch TGTGGGTTTGCATGAAAGCAGAAAAGGTGTGTCAGTCCAAGAGAAACACTACTGCACTGAGGAGTTTCCTATTGGCTAGATCAGAACCTGACACTTCATAGGAGGCTCAACAGGTACCTGCTGAATGAAGAATCAAGAGAAtcggccgggcccggtggctcatgcctgtaatcccagcaccttgggaggccgaggcgggtggatcagcctggccaacatggtgaaaccccgtctctattaaaaaatacaaaaaattagccaggcgtggtggcaggcacctgtaatcccagctactcgggaggatgaggcaggagaatcacttgcacccgggaggcagaggttgcagtgagccgagatcaccccattgcactccagcctgggtaacaagagcgaaactccgtctcaaaagaaaaaagaaaaaaaaaaaaaaaaaaagaagaagaatcaagGGGATGCATGAAGGGATGAATGAAATTAATAATTGAAAGAGGGCCAGGGATCCAGAACAATACGATTTCATGGGATACAAGAGGGAAATCAGTTCAAAGGGGGAGCAAGGGAATAATTAAGTGTAAGGTGgggtacaagaaaaaaaatcagcatgaTTCAGCACGAAATGTGAGGGGAAAATTGAATATAGGGCATAGAAGAGACTGACAATGGGGGCACAAAATCCTGTGTGGGgagtgaatgaatgcaggagGTTCGGAAGAGAATTGTTGAAGTGGATGCCAGGAATAATACCTGGGTTTGGCAGAGTGCAGGATGATACACAAGAAGGGGGTGTAGTAATGGTGGAAGAGGGCACGGGAGTGCATGTGCATGCCTGAAAGTGGGGTCTGTGGTGAAGTGATGGTAAGCAAGGAGAATAATGACTGCATTGAATGGGTATGGGATCCTTGCCAAGAGTTTCTCGGGAAGGGGCTATGTGTGATTGGGGCTTCTGTGAAGGAGGCAACATGAGCAAGGAGGTCGCAGTGAAGGTTGGTGAAAACCGTGGgagaagaaggggagggaaggcaaTCTGATTCCAGCGGTGAGAAGGATGGAGAAGGAGCATTCAGCCACCTCAGATAGGGTTTTCCAAGGGCAGAGGAAGTACGCTGGGGGTAGGGGATCGTGTGGCCATTCTGACCTCCACTCCTGACCCTAGAAGCATGGATCCCAAATAAATACCTGCTGCACCCTGCTGCCCCTCTGACTCTGAATGCACAGCGTGAGACTGGAGCCCCATGGGGGACTCAGCTTGGCCCCAGAAGAGCTATAGGTTGCTGTGACCGCTGCCACGACCATGGTATTACTGCCCAAATCAGCGGCCACAAGCATTTCTGCCTCTTCCAGGCCTGCGAGTGTCACAATTGTGCCCTCTTCTCATGAGTATGGTGTCTGAGATGGGGAGGGCCCAGACCTTCTCTAAATGGGACTAACCTTAGCCCTGCAATCCTTTACTTCAGAGAACACCTCAGGGTCTTGCCTGCTGTGAGTGCCTTGAAGAGGGAGCAGCGGGCACGGCCAAAGAGACACCTGGCTCAAGGACCAATAAGGAGTATGGCTGCCCCTCCCAAAGCTCCCGTCCGTGTCAGGAATTTGACCATCAGAGCAGGAGTCCTCAGTGAGTGTTTCTGGCCAGGCAGGGAGCCAGAGTTTGGGTGGAGGAAACATGAGTAGTTCTGTCACCAGTCCTGTCACAGAATTGcagtgtgacctggggcaagttgcTCCCCGGACCTTAGTTTGCCCAGGTGCAAAATGTCATCAATGTTACCTACCGAGTGTTTGCAGGAAGGAGAGAGCTGGGGGACAAGGGAACTGAAGAGCTCCTTGGTGAGATGAGACCTGAGACTGGATGTGGGGTGaagtggggtggggttgggggaaagaCTCATCAAAAGCTGCTCCTGGTCTTTCACAGCTGGGAAGGAGAACAACATGCTGCAGCCCGAGACCCACATCTTCACAGCCTCCGAGGAGGTAAGGAGAGTCGGTGACCAGTCGGGCAGGCTCCCACCCAGCCACTGTCCAGACATCTTTCACTGTGTCCCAAGGATATGGGTTTCATCTCCAATCCTATCACCAGCTcaccatgtgaccttgggaaaaatcacttctcctccctgggcctcaatttccccagTTGCAAAATGAAAGGTAAGACTGGCTGGTCTTCAAGGTCTTCAGAGCTCTGACATTCTAGGCTCCTATCCTCATCCCAAAAGATGTCCACACCTCCTCTCTCCACGGCCGGCCTGGTACCTGACTGCAACCTGTGCTCTCTGCCCCTGCAGGGGAGCTCCCAAGGGGCTCTGCTGCTTGGCCAGGCCCCAGAATCTTTGTCTCTGCCTTGTACTCCAGTGACCTTGGAGCAGCAACTGGTTTCTCCTTCTGGAGATCCCCACAggccccctgccctgcccagcatGTGAGTAGAGTGAGGACCATGGAGCAGGTTGTGTCTTGTGTGCCTAACCTTGTGCTTGATGCCATGGGAGATGGAAGGGGAAgagcgggaggaggaggaggaggaagtggggggGGGAGGagtaagaggaggaggaggaggaggaagaaaaggaggaggagaagaaggaggaggacaaGGCAGCATGTAATACTAACGGGCGAGGACAGGGCTCTCCTAGCTTTGCTATTTTCTATTTGTGAGACTTTGGACAAGTGACTTTATGTGTCTGAACCTCCATTTCCCTATGGATGTACTGAGGACAATATCCTATACCCATAGCATTGAAAAGAGAACTGGCACAAGGCCTGCCACATAGTAGGGCTTCAACAAATGGGGGTTGTTATTCCACATGAAACAGGTGGATGGGATAGAAGGTCCTGCTGAAAGGTGGGGTCCACGCTGGTGAGGGCCACAGAGCCCCTGGGCAAAGTCCAGAGGCCATTAGAGAAAGCTTCCTGGAGACGAGCCATGCTTGTCTTTCAAGACCCATGGGGACTGGGCAATATGGAAGTGAGAACCAGTCCCTGAACAGGGACAGTAATCACATCTCTCCAGGTGCTTTGCGAATTAAAACATGGACACCTGTAATTTCCCATGATTTCCACCATTGCCCTGGGAGGAAAGAGCTGGTAGGAATAAGCGTCCCTGTCAGGAAAAAGAGGTATGGAAAAGAAACCTGGCCAAGCAGGAGAAGGGACCTGCCCCAGCCGCAATGACTAATGGCCCAGCAGGCATTGGGATTCCCACATCCAGATATTGCAAAATCCTGCCCCTCTTTCTGTCTACTGATAGTATGTGTCCACCAGTGGATTTAATCCCCTGGCCTCTCCTTTCCTTGTTTCTAGATGCTCAACTCTGATCCTCCAGCCCTGTGCCACCCTTGACCCTCTTCTACTGCAGCCACAGGTCCTGGGAAAGTAGTGGGGTCCAGAACCCTGGGAGGGATGGAGTTTAGTGGATGGGAAGAGCAGAAGgccttggtgggggtgggggaggaggttgAGGGAACACGGGGCTGAAGGGGCACTTGTCGTATTAGGAAGAGGTGTAGTTTCCCAGTGCCTATTCTCTCACGCACTTTCCTTTGCAGGTCCCCAAAGTCTCTGACCAGGCTTTGGTTTCTGCCCACTCAGAGTGGCAGCGGAAACTGGAGGCCGCTGAGGCTCTGCTGACTCTGAGAAACTCTGCCCAGGCCCCTCCTGAGTCCATCTCCCTGCACCAGCCTTGCAACCCACCAGGTAGCCTGCTCCCTGAAAGGAGAACACAGGGTGGGAATAGCTGGGGAATGGGGGTCGTTGTGGTAAGCAGGTTCTAGCTGAAAAATCAGAGTCAGTAAGTTGAATCTCCTTGGGGCCAGGCACCCAAGCTCCTCAGTATGACTCCCGAGATGGTAGTTGAGTGCTGTTTACTGAATCTTCGGTTTATTGAGCTTTGTGCGCAACAGCAAGCGTTCAGTGCCCTGATgtcaagaaagaaggaagttCAGGCCCTGAGAGTGGCAGGGACTTGCCCTCTCTGATATGCATGCAGCATATCAAGTGGAAGAACCGGCCCTCTTGACTTTCAGCCCAGGGTCTGTGCTCAGCCCCCTGTGGCCTACTGTGGTCTGGGGAGGACATACAGAGGTGATAAAGGGCTTGGTCTGGAAGGAGGTCTGGTCTCTGCCTTCCGAGAGCATCCAGTCTAGAAGTGGAGCCTGGATGCCCTGGCAAGCTGTGTTTTGTGGTCAAATTTTAACGATGTGCCCAGAGAAGAGGGGCTGGAGGAGCTCCGAGGGGGATAAAcaactggggaggctgggagggaaggCTAGGCATTCCCAGATCAAAATGGTGAATGGAGCATGGTGTGTCAGTGAAGAAACACCCCTGGAGGGACTGCTGGAACAGAaagggatgaggctggagagggtgCCAATCACAGAGGTCTGACAAGTCAGGCTTAGGAGGCTGGACCAGCAACTGTGGGTAGTGAGGAGCCAGGGAACGTTTTCTGAGCTAGGGAGAACAATTTCACAGACCCCGAGCTTGACAAAAAGACCTGTGGTGGCTTTGATGGAAGGATTGGGGGAGGCAAGATGGGAGATGGGGAAATCAGAGAGGAAGAGGTCTATGCAACAGGCCAGGTGACAAATCTTTGGTTGGGCGGGACACATAAAACGAGTAGATCTGGAAGGGGATGTGGATGTGACCTGGCTCTGGCCCCTTCCTTTCTGTCCACAGCTCCTGCTGGAGATAAAGGATTCCAGCCTCCCAGCCCCTCTCTCCACCCCAGGCCAACCAGCTCCATCTCGCTGCCTATTGGACATCTGGGATGCATCTCCCTCTTGAGCTAGGAACCCAGGGGAGGAGGCCTCAACAGAGCACTGCCTATTTAGAATCCAGTTTCTGAATGTGCAAAATGGTTAACGTCCAAAACGcttaacatccttttttttttttttttttttttaagccttcaGGTGTTTTATAAGCTTTTTATTATATGGGGCAATTCCTTGACTGAAGGTGGATATTCTTGTACCTCTATCCCTCACTCTTTTGGATGCCGGGGCCTTTTTCTGTTTCGTAAAGACAGGATTGTGCAATCTAAGTTGATCAGTCTCTCAGTGGGATTCTGTGTGGGTTCATATGCCAGAGTTTTTATTCGTCTTGTGATTGCTGACATACCTGTGCACTCATGTGTGTACCCATGCTGGTGGAAACATGAAGATGTTTTCACTTTGTGTCTAGGTTTATGTACGTGAACAAATAATAAACCCTTGTTGTTATAAGGCACTGTGATATACGGGTTTTTTGTTACCACAGTATAACCCAGACTATCCCGACTCTAACCGATTTGTTCAATTCATGTTTCCAAATGAGAATCACCTTATCCGATAACTGGGATTTCCTAACATGGCTAGATAAGAAAATGGTAGAGGAAAAAGAGTAAGGTATTTATTCATTGAGCAATTAAGTACCTACCCTCTGCCTGGCATAGACTGTTTCCAGTTGCCCAGAGGGTCATAAGTGGCAATATCTGTAGGATCAAGCAGATCATGTAAATGAGTAGAGCAGGCCCGATGGGCTCTGGCCAAACTGACAGTGTATGCTCTACGTAAGCGGGCAGCTGCTACTTGGCTCTAGGCAATTGTTGCCATGCAGGGATAGCGACTCATGGTGGCCAAATTGGCTGGGTTTTCAAGAGAAGATGGAATTCTAGATTTCTATACAAAATCACTCAACTTGTGAGCATTGGCTCGGGTTTCTTCTTTAAGCCCTATATCTGGGCCAAACCAAACTTCCATGAAGGACAGTTTTGCCCAATGGAAATGCCGGTTTTATTCTAGACCAATGTGAATTTTacagtggaggaaactgaggccactCAGGACAAGAAGAATCAAACAGGGGAAATGAATTAGACTCAGACCCTATTTTTGAAGGACCCATGAAATATGAGGAAGCATcactaccttttatttattttgtgctcACCGCACTAAGCACATACAGCCTCACGGCAACTTTGCAAGTTAAgcattattattgccattttgccGATGAGGAAACACACTCAAAGAATGACAGTGATTTGCAAAAGTGGTTTGCGGGAAATTTTTAGCCAAAGATCAGCGAACTCTCCCTTGTCTTTACCAGGCCCTGAATCAGCTAATAGTACGATTTTTTAATAAAGCATTGAATAAAAGGCTCAAAACTCAAAGCAACAAACATCAGTCAGAGGGTTTTTCCAAAATAGTCCCTTTATTTCTTACTCAAGGTAACAATATGTAGTAATCCATCAGCTCTTTCTTACCTGCAGTGGTTTCCCAGTCCTCTGCTGATATTCTAAATGAATGAAGACCTGGAGACCCCCACCAGGCAGAAAGAAAGCTCAACTGGACATGTCTCGATATGGGCCCTTTTCCATGCTATTagctccctcctttcttccctcccagtACTTCACCCAAGACGACTGATTCGGATGGCATCCAATTACAActtgtcctttcttttttgagaccccGAGAAGTCAGGATTCTTATATTCTTGATCTGATGGCAGAGAAACAAACGTGCAAAGTCACTCAGACTTGGAGCAAGACTAGACTGAAGTCCATCTcataccttccttccttccctgattTGTTACTCGAACGAATGATCCCAAAGCCCCTCCTTTCGTAGTGATGGATGAACAAGTCCACATATTTCTGGAGGAATGAAGCGGTAGTACCTGGAAGAGGACTAAGATCCTGCTATGAAATTGTGTCCTAGGCACACCACAGTCCCACAGTTGACTTGGGTAAAAGAGGGGGCATATTTTGGTTAAAGGATGTGGCatgagaagagggaggaaaaacagaaataaagtgatGGGCATCAGGGGAAGGAGTGAGGCCCTTTTCCCTGTGcccttttattttcctgatgCCCCCCCtccacccatacacacacagactTTTTCAAAAGTCTCATGACGGTGTATTTTTTGCATCTAAGGACATCTTTGTGAATGTTAAATATCAAACCTTTTTCATGTTCTTCCCTTTGCTGTGTACTACCCCAGTTCATAGATTTAAAACATCACTGTATAGAGCACTGTGAGTTATGTCTTGACTCGTGTATGTCACGTAACAGCATTGGTTAGATCTGAGCATATCCATCACATCAGAGCTTCTGTAGAGTGGATCAATTTCAAACATTAGTGTGCAGGTACAGATTTAGCAACTGGCTCTCAGGGGGAAGGAAGGTTGGGGGAAACGCCCTGGGTTGTTGCACTTGCTGAATGCAAGATATCAAAGTGATATCAGTGAatgcagagttgggaagagatatATTTTTACCATTCGGATACCATAAATGTAAATAACCATGAGAACATAGATAACAgtacaaagtagaaaaataattagggattgattttttttttagcatatatTATGTTTGTTTTCAATATAATTGATCTGATTGTTAGTTTATATAATGTagtttttaataatggctgtaTTTAACAACTGGCTCACGAAATTCTTGAAAATCTTATGGTTGGCTCTGATGTTCCGTTAAGAGCCAGCTCCAGCACTCTGCCACTTTCAACCCTTGCCCAGAAAGACGGCTTTTCCAAAGTAGGTTCCACTAACACTGCAGGGCCATAAAGGGCTGCTACTGCTGGTTTCTGACCAAGAACAGCCTAAAATGTGTGGGAAAGtgctatttttaaagttaaaaatggaaagatctgGGACAGATATTGAGCGGAATTCCCATTTATGTGGGGATGTGCATTCTTGGAGGGGGCCAAAGTCGAGTAGAGGTGAGTGGTAGGGATCTCAGAATTAGCAAAACCCATCCATACAGGGTTATATTCAAcagatttctcttttctattttgtcaACAGATTTCTTAAAGGCTAAAGAAACGGGGGCAACTGGTATTGCCTGGCCATTGgatctgtatctctctctctctctttagagaGACTGACGTTCACTACACTCCCTCCTCCTGCTTAGATAAATGCTGCATAAGCTATTAACACATAAACTTCTCCaccttgcctttttaaaaaacttaaaaacatatcCTTGAGGCCACTTGATCGCCAAGCTGAGAACAGTGTTATTTCAGTGAATGGATGTACTGACCACACTATTATGCATCTTGTGAAGCATTTAAAGTCACACATATAAGAAAAGTTTCTATAAATGCCACTTGTTCCCCATGTTGAGAACTGTGTTATTTCAGTGAGTAGATGTGGTAGCTACAATGTAATGCATGTACTGAAGTGGTTAAAGACACATGAATAAACAAAgttactaaaagtgaaaaaagagaaatccttgaggccggcgtggtggctcacgcctgtaatcccaacattttgggaggccgaggcaggtggatcacttgaggtcaggagtttgagaccagtctggccaacatggtttaacaccctgtctctactaaaaatacaaaaattagtcaggtgtggtagcgggcgcctgtaatcccagctactcaggaggctgaggcaggagaatcgcttgaacccgggaggcggaggccgcAGCAAGCTAAGATcgcatcactgctctccagcctgggcaacagagcgagactccacctcagaaaataaagaaatcctTGGGATCACTCCACAATCCTCCCTGGAGACATCCCTCACTCCTCTCAACAGCTAGAGGGCACCCCATTGTGTGGACCTACCATGGTGTGGTCAACTGGtcttctattgatggacactcTGGTTGTTTCTAttcttgctattattttattttattttttcttttagtagaaacggggtttcaccatgttagccaggctggtctcaaactcctgacctcaggtgatccacccacctcggcctcccaaagtgctgggattacaggcgtgagccaccacacctggctcttgctattattttaaatatggctGCAATGGATAGGCTCCTGACATAATCTTTAGCAATTTTTATATCACTACGTCTTTGGGATTGATCCCTAGATGTACCATTGCTGCTTAAGAGGTGAAAACACAGGGTGTCTTGCTCATTACTGTCAAATACCTCTTCAAGAAGGATGGACCGTTTGCCTTTTCCCGATCAATATCGGAAAGAGAAAGTTTTCCCAGCATCTCACCAGTAGTATTGCCAGATTTTTGAATTCGCCCATCTGATAGGAGATAAATGACATATTAGTGCATAtgttaacttgcatttcccttcATATGTGCAAGGTCGCACATCTTTTCCATATGGTTAAGAGAAAttcctgttttctttattcttatggACTTTTAGTTTACAGTTTTGGCCCAGTTAGTATAGGGGCCTTGGCATTTTCTCCTTTCCAAGAAAAGTTCTTTGTATCTTAGGGATATATTAGGACATTTACCTTTTCTTCTGATATAAGTCGTAAATCATTTTTCCTGTTTGTCATGAATCATTTTACCTCATTGATagtgttttgtttccttgtttgccATGCAAACGCAGTTTATGTTTCCTTAATAAACTTTATCAACATTTTGCCTTATACCTTTTGGGTTTTTAGACATAGCTAGGAAAGATTTCCCACTCTAAATGTAGAGAAGATTGTCTCCTGTCACACTGTAAACTCCGGTCCACTTGAAATGTATCCTAGTGTATGGTGTGAGGAAGAGATCCCATTTTTCCAATACCACTTGTTAAAAAGTTGCCCCATGGGAGTGATATCAGCATGACAGCAGTCAAGAAAGCTACAGGCCCTCCTTCCCTGATAGAGATATTAGGTTAACAACATTATATAAATCTAAGTACCTCTGTGAGAATTGTAGAGATCACTGGACAAGCTACAGCACATTGGCCCTTGTAAAACCAAGAAGGGATTCCAGTGACAAGGGTAGGAAAAATCCCAGCATTCAGCATACCCCTTGTGCCCCTCCCTCTACATGGTGTAGTGTGGAacactaggaaaaaaataaaatcatgaattCTGGGCCCCTCCCTTGGGATAAAAACAAGAGAGTGGGCCATGCATACAACGTTCTGGCTTGTTTGGGGGCTATTTGAGGGACTACTTTCTGTCTTGcctgacttgggaggctgaagcaaccCAAGATAGATTCTGGAAGCTCCTGAAAACGAAAGTGCACAGCAGGTAAAAGCTGCAGTTGTGTAGGTAGACGCCAGGGGCAACAAGACATTACAAAAGGTTTGAGAGGTCCTAGAACCTCCAGCCAATTGGCGAAGGTCTTCCTGTGCACCAAGCTGGTATGCAAAGACTGGGAGAGGTGATTGTTTCTTCAAATGCCCAAATCCCAACAAAAGATTTCAAGACATACAAATCAACTGGTGATGGCCCAGTCACTGGAGCAAAACAACACTCCAGGAGCCAGCCCTAAAGAAATGTAGACCTAAGAGCTGccttgttgcaggaagtcagggaccccgaacggagggaccggctgaagccgcggcagaagaacataaattgtgaagatttcatggacatgaattagttccccaaattaatacttttgtaatttcttacacctgtctttactgtaatctctgaacataaattgtgaagatttcatggacacttatcacttccccaatgaatatccttgtgatttcctatgcctgtctttactttaatctcttaatcccgtcatcttctttgtaagtTGAGGaagatgaatgtcgcctcaggaccctgtgatattgtgtcaactgcacaaatagtttgtagagcatgtgtgtttgaatatgaaatctgggcatcttaaaaaaaagaacaggataacagcgatattcagggaacaagagaggtaactttgaactggccaccggtgagccggacggaacagagctatattcctcctctttcataagcaaataggagaaatattgctgaattctttttctcagcaaggaacatccctgagaaagagcaTGCGCCCTGAAGGTAGGCTTATAGACGGCCCCTTTTTAAGGCATCCcgtcttttatggtcgaagccgAAGGGacgaaataagccccggtctccgaTAGTGCTCCCAGCCTTATTAGGATGaaaaaattcccacctaataaattttggtcagacaggttatctgctctcaaaccctgtttcctgataagatgctatcaatgacaatgtgcgcccgaaacttcattagcaattttaatttcacctcatccggtggtcctgtgatctcgccctgcctccatttgctttgtgatattttattaccttgtgaagtatgtgatgtCTGTGACCCACACcttattcgtgcactccctccccttttgaaaattgctaataaaaacttgctggttttacggctcggggaacatcacggatcctgccaacatgtgatgtctcccccggacacccagctttaaatttctctctcttgtgctctttccctttatttctcaacccagccgagacacttaggaaatagaaaaaaacccatGTTAAACATTGGGAGCAGGTTCTCCCGATACTGCCTGACAAAGAATTTAAAGTAATTGTCATGAAGATGTTCAATGAGCTAAAATAGAACACAGAGAGACAACTAAATGAAACTGGGAAAATGAagcatgaacaaaatgagaatattgaCAAAGAAATTAACACTATAACAAAGAACCATGCAGATTCTAGAGATGAAAACATAATACAATAATTTAACTGCAAAATTCACTGGAGGTATTCAACAGACCACTTGATAAGGCAGAAGAATTATCAAGCTTGGAGGCAGGTCATTTGAAATCATCATGTCAGAtgagcaaaagaataaaagaatgaagaaaagtgaagatAGACTAGGGGActtatgggacaccatcaagcaaACTAGTATATGCATTATGGTAATCTCagtaggagaagagagaaagagagagagctcaTTCGAAGaagtaatggctgaaaacttcttaaatctgtggggaaaaaaaattgacacacagatccaagaagctcaaaaaaATCCCACCAAGGTTAAATCCAAAGAGAACCACACATTATACGCAAACTGCCTaaagacagacaaagagagaatctcAACAGCAGCAGGAGATTATTTGGTCACATACAAGGCTACTTTCATAGTATTATAAATggatttctgtgaagaaactttGCAGACCAGAAGCAAGTAGGATGATATAATCAAAGTGttgacattaaaaaaagataagaagaaagaaagaaagagagaaagagagaaataaagaaagaaagaaagaaggaagcaaggaaaaacgggaagaaaggaaaggagaagagaagagaacagaacagaacagaacagaaaacaaaaggaaaggaaaggaaaggaaaggaaaggaaaggaaaggaaaggaaaggaaaggaaaggaaaggaaaggaaaggaaaggaaaagaaaggaaaggaaaggaaattgctGACTCAGCTGTGTGGATGCATGACATTGGATTCTCCTTAGGCTCTGTAAGTCATGGCAGGCTTCATCAGTGCAATGTTCACagggtaattctttttttttttttttttttttttttgcagtttttacatttatttaaacagaaaacGTGCACATGAGCTGTCTACTCATTTTCTTCACTGCGCAGCCTGGCATTGGGGTTGGTGACTCTGATGGCCAGCTGGGCAGCTCTTTCCACGATGGCTTTGCGGTTCTTGGAAGAAACATTGTGAGCAATCTCGGCACAGTAAGATTTGTTGCACATCAGCAGCACTTCCAACTCCTTGACGTTGTGGACCAGGAACTTCCGGAAGCCACTGGGCAGcatgtgctttgtttttttgttgctcCCATAACCAATGTTGGGCATCAAGATCTGGCCCTTGAATCTTCTACGAACCCTGTTGTCAATGCCTCTGGGTTTCCGCCAGTTACGCTTAATTTTGACATATCGGTCTGACTGGTGCCGGATGAACTTCTTGGT encodes the following:
- the LOC140710992 gene encoding doublesex- and mab-3-related transcription factor C1; the protein is MAAPPKAPVRVRNLTIRAGVLTGKENNMLQPETHIFTASEEGSSQGALLLGQAPESLSLPCTPVTLEQQLVSPSGDPHRPPALPSICSTLILQPCATLDPLLLQPQVPKVSDQALVSAHSEWQRKLEAAEALLTLRNSAQAPPESISLHQPCNPPAPAGDKGFQPPSPSLHPRPTSSISLPIGHLGCISLLS
- the LOC140710993 gene encoding large ribosomal subunit protein eL32 gives rise to the protein MAALRPLVKPKIVKKRTKKFIRHQSDRYVKIKRNWRKPRGIDNRVRRRFKGQILMPNIGYGSNKKTKHMLPSGFRKFLVHNVKELEVLLMCNKSYCAEIAHNVSSKNRKAIVERAAQLAIRVTNPNARLRSEENE